The following coding sequences lie in one Prochlorococcus marinus XMU1419 genomic window:
- the urtE gene encoding urea ABC transporter ATP-binding subunit UrtE encodes MKNLLEIKSLNTYYGESHILRDVDLNVQSGEMVCLIGRNGVGKTTLLKSLIGLLRQKKGDIYLIGENINRKAPHQRARKGMAYVPQGREIIPYLSVEENLMLGMESLPGGLSKNKKIDPFIYDLFPILKDFLQRKGGDLSGGQQQQLAIARALLGKPKLLLLDEPTEGIQPNIVLDIENAINQIIRDTGIGVLLVEQHLHFVRQANRYYAMQRGGIVASGNTSELSQAVIDKFLSV; translated from the coding sequence ATGAAAAATTTACTAGAAATAAAATCATTGAATACATATTATGGCGAAAGTCATATTCTCAGAGATGTAGATTTAAATGTTCAATCAGGAGAAATGGTTTGTTTGATTGGAAGGAATGGAGTTGGCAAAACAACTTTATTGAAATCACTTATTGGTTTATTAAGACAAAAAAAAGGCGATATTTACTTGATTGGCGAAAATATAAATAGAAAAGCACCTCATCAGAGGGCGAGGAAAGGAATGGCTTACGTCCCACAAGGGAGAGAAATAATTCCATATCTATCAGTTGAAGAGAATCTTATGTTAGGAATGGAGTCACTGCCAGGTGGATTATCTAAGAATAAGAAAATAGATCCATTTATTTATGATCTCTTCCCAATCCTAAAAGATTTTCTACAAAGGAAAGGCGGAGATCTTAGTGGAGGACAACAACAGCAACTAGCTATCGCAAGAGCATTGCTGGGCAAACCTAAACTTCTATTACTTGATGAACCAACGGAAGGCATCCAGCCAAATATAGTTTTAGACATAGAAAATGCAATCAATCAGATAATTAGAGATACAGGAATTGGAGTTTTATTAGTTGAACAACACTTGCATTTTGTAAGGCAAGCCAATAGATATTATGCGATGCAACGAGGAGGTATTGTTGCTAGCGGAAATACTAGTGAGTTAAGTCAAGCAGTTATAGATAAATTCTTAAGTGTTTAA
- a CDS encoding ferritin: MNENNLKTRKLINFGPSGRAIAQPMDNSLLDNIFEHLTMERYANVQYFSIYLWFQERDLNGFASHFLSESQGEMEHAQKFADYLIARGQSVKLDELPAPVQAWDSIEDLISYSFNMEADLTASLQQLYAISERISDTRTNVFLDPIVEAQTKSEDEFANILGKVKFASNQPSAILLIDSDLKKK; this comes from the coding sequence ATGAACGAAAATAATTTAAAAACAAGGAAATTAATTAATTTTGGTCCATCTGGAAGAGCAATCGCACAACCAATGGACAATAGTTTGTTGGATAATATTTTTGAGCATCTTACAATGGAAAGATATGCAAATGTGCAATATTTTTCTATTTACCTCTGGTTTCAAGAGCGGGATTTAAATGGTTTTGCCTCACATTTTTTAAGTGAATCACAAGGTGAAATGGAGCACGCTCAAAAATTTGCAGATTACCTAATTGCTAGAGGACAAAGCGTAAAATTAGATGAACTCCCTGCACCAGTCCAAGCATGGGATTCAATTGAGGATTTAATTTCTTATTCTTTCAATATGGAAGCTGATTTAACTGCATCTCTACAACAACTTTATGCTATTTCAGAAAGAATTTCAGATACAAGAACCAACGTTTTTTTAGATCCAATTGTTGAGGCTCAAACTAAATCAGAAGATGAATTTGCAAATATACTTGGTAAAGTTAAGTTTGCATCTAATCAACCTTCCGCAATCTTATTGATAGATAGTGATTTAAAGAAAAAATAA
- the ureE gene encoding urease accessory protein UreE, whose protein sequence is MRMNKQIVVTDWIKEKPKLGLFLKLTLSSDERRILRGKRLTDCDQEIILQLPRKGKLNDGDILSTNKSNFYVEIIAKTEDLIEISSNSKIELIKTAYHLGNRHVEVEIEEGILLTKSDYVIKNMLLNFKVDLKNTKKKFFPERGAHSHE, encoded by the coding sequence ATGAGAATGAATAAACAAATTGTTGTAACTGATTGGATTAAGGAAAAACCGAAATTAGGTTTATTTTTAAAACTTACCTTAAGTTCAGATGAAAGAAGAATTTTAAGAGGTAAAAGATTAACCGATTGTGATCAAGAAATAATTTTACAATTACCTAGAAAAGGGAAATTAAATGATGGAGATATTCTTTCAACTAATAAGTCCAATTTTTATGTAGAGATAATTGCCAAAACAGAAGATTTAATTGAAATAAGTTCAAATTCTAAAATTGAGCTTATTAAAACTGCTTATCATCTTGGAAATAGGCACGTGGAAGTAGAAATCGAAGAAGGCATTCTTTTAACAAAAAGTGATTATGTTATTAAAAATATGCTTCTTAATTTTAAAGTTGATTTAAAAAATACGAAAAAAAAGTTTTTTCCGGAAAGAGGTGCACATAGTCATGAGTAA
- a CDS encoding RNA-binding protein, with translation MIKRIFTIFFLTLILLFSSPVYSLDTSSKTLEKYTKKISNKFTRTYCNTTKFGISYEGALSFAIGETNKEFKNNKLNRLIDYSLLKNSIVNDLENNCQIYDFNVSNLENLKLF, from the coding sequence ATGATCAAAAGAATTTTCACAATATTCTTTTTAACTCTAATTCTTCTGTTTAGTAGTCCGGTTTACTCATTAGATACTTCATCTAAAACTCTTGAAAAGTATACTAAAAAGATTTCTAATAAGTTCACAAGAACTTATTGCAATACAACTAAATTCGGTATTTCTTATGAAGGAGCTTTGTCATTTGCTATTGGAGAGACTAATAAGGAATTTAAAAATAATAAACTTAATAGGTTGATAGATTATTCTCTACTTAAAAATTCAATAGTTAATGATTTAGAAAATAATTGTCAGATTTATGATTTTAATGTTAGTAATTTAGAAAATTTAAAATTATTCTAG
- the urtD gene encoding urea ABC transporter ATP-binding protein UrtD, which translates to MNNNDLLNLIDITVSFEGFLALNKLNLNLKKGELRAVIGPNGAGKTTFLDVITGKVKPTKGEVIFKGKSLVGRKEHKIARLGVGRKFQSPRIFENLTVKENLEISVSTPKSPLNLINKSIKDEQLNEIERLMKIVNLAQKVDSKAGSLSHGQKQWLEIAMLVGQKPDLMLVDEPVAGLTDEETDLTADLLKSLSGENTVVVIDHDMEFIRRLDSNVSVLNQGALLCEGTMETIQKDQKVIDVYLGRPED; encoded by the coding sequence ATGAATAATAATGATCTTCTAAATTTAATTGATATTACTGTAAGCTTCGAGGGTTTTTTAGCTCTCAACAAACTTAATTTAAATTTAAAGAAAGGAGAATTAAGAGCTGTTATAGGACCCAACGGCGCAGGTAAAACAACATTTCTTGATGTAATAACTGGAAAAGTTAAGCCAACAAAAGGTGAAGTAATATTTAAAGGGAAATCTTTAGTGGGTAGAAAGGAACATAAAATAGCCAGACTTGGAGTTGGAAGAAAGTTCCAAAGTCCAAGAATCTTTGAAAATCTAACAGTCAAAGAAAATCTTGAAATATCGGTGTCAACTCCTAAAAGTCCCTTAAACCTTATAAACAAAAGTATTAAGGATGAGCAGCTTAATGAGATTGAACGTCTCATGAAGATTGTTAATTTAGCTCAAAAAGTTGATTCTAAAGCAGGATCCTTATCACATGGCCAAAAACAATGGCTTGAGATAGCCATGTTAGTAGGACAGAAGCCAGATTTAATGTTAGTAGATGAACCTGTTGCTGGTTTAACTGATGAAGAAACTGATCTTACAGCTGATTTATTAAAATCATTATCAGGAGAAAATACTGTAGTAGTAATAGATCACGATATGGAATTTATAAGAAGACTTGATAGTAATGTTTCAGTATTAAATCAAGGAGCATTATTATGCGAGGGGACAATGGAAACTATACAAAAAGACCAAAAAGTTATTGATGTTTATCTAGGAAGGCCTGAGGATTAG
- a CDS encoding ABC transporter permease subunit produces MELLLDSLFNGVAIGSVLLVAALGLAIVFGLMGVINLAHGELMMLGAYTTYVTQLIFKLPILKPFYNSYILVSIFLAFIVSGVVGILLEKTIIRKLYGSPLETLLATWGVSLILQQFVRSVPLAYGTGLVISLLIGLFLPTTFSSKIKESINFKYFKFSSWIFAALTGVLTGSVISSSVSKLSRASARNVDVTAPSWMRGQVEIIGTAFPKTRLMIIVITLISVIAITLFLNQSAWGMRIRAVTQNRQMSDCLGISTEKVDIITFGIGSGLAGVAGVAVSLLGSVGPNVGGNYIVGCFMVVVLGGVGNLLGTVLASFGIGIMTDLIGAGRLLSIWPDMPLPLSNTINFFATTSMARVMIFALIVIFLQFKPTGLFPQKGRMVEN; encoded by the coding sequence TTGGAGTTACTTCTCGATAGTCTTTTTAATGGTGTTGCAATTGGATCTGTGCTACTTGTTGCAGCATTAGGTCTTGCAATTGTTTTTGGTCTTATGGGTGTAATAAATCTTGCCCATGGAGAACTTATGATGCTTGGGGCTTATACAACATATGTAACACAATTAATTTTCAAATTACCAATATTAAAACCTTTCTACAATTCGTACATATTAGTTTCAATTTTCCTTGCTTTTATTGTTAGTGGCGTAGTAGGCATTTTACTGGAAAAAACTATAATAAGAAAGCTTTATGGAAGTCCACTAGAAACACTTCTAGCAACTTGGGGTGTAAGCTTAATTCTTCAACAATTCGTCAGAAGTGTACCTTTAGCTTATGGGACCGGTCTTGTTATAAGTCTGTTAATTGGTCTATTCTTACCAACTACATTCTCTTCAAAAATAAAAGAATCAATAAATTTCAAATATTTTAAATTTAGTTCTTGGATATTTGCTGCTTTAACAGGAGTCCTGACAGGTAGCGTAATATCATCATCTGTAAGCAAACTTAGTAGAGCAAGCGCTCGAAATGTTGATGTAACAGCTCCCTCATGGATGAGAGGTCAAGTAGAAATTATTGGCACCGCATTTCCTAAAACAAGATTAATGATAATTGTCATTACTTTAATTTCTGTGATAGCAATAACATTATTTCTTAATCAAAGTGCTTGGGGGATGCGCATAAGAGCAGTTACTCAGAACCGACAAATGAGTGATTGCCTTGGTATATCTACTGAAAAAGTGGATATAATCACATTTGGAATTGGATCTGGCTTAGCAGGAGTTGCCGGGGTAGCAGTATCACTATTAGGTTCTGTAGGACCAAATGTTGGCGGAAATTATATAGTTGGTTGTTTTATGGTTGTAGTGCTGGGAGGAGTAGGAAATTTATTAGGCACAGTACTTGCTTCATTTGGAATAGGAATAATGACTGATTTAATTGGAGCTGGAAGGCTCTTATCAATATGGCCAGATATGCCTTTACCTTTATCAAACACAATCAACTTTTTTGCGACAACAAGTATGGCAAGAGTAATGATATTTGCACTAATTGTTATATTTTTACAATTTAAACCTACAGGTTTATTTCCTCAAAAAGGAAGGATGGTTGAAAACTAA
- a CDS encoding Crp/Fnr family transcriptional regulator, protein MNFHGYGEYPSKTVRVVTGQSVLIDPASRPKGTCLEVESGIARVYCPCEETEGMTLAFLQSGDQLRTDLLCSEGVCVEALTDLSFHSNTNIDDNIGFDAVNEWTLQLLKIRHLGNAEQRLQALFSILVNRLGRRCGNWCELPFRLTHERIGELIGSTRVTSTRLISKLRSAELLISPIGTQTVSVAPSFIETSLL, encoded by the coding sequence ATGAATTTCCACGGTTATGGAGAATATCCTTCTAAAACAGTAAGGGTAGTAACTGGGCAATCCGTTTTAATTGACCCTGCATCTAGACCAAAAGGCACATGCTTAGAAGTTGAAAGTGGAATAGCTAGAGTTTATTGCCCTTGCGAAGAAACTGAAGGGATGACACTTGCGTTTTTACAATCAGGTGACCAATTAAGAACGGACCTTTTGTGTAGTGAAGGTGTCTGTGTTGAAGCACTTACAGATTTATCTTTTCATAGCAATACAAATATTGATGATAATATTGGCTTCGATGCAGTAAATGAGTGGACTTTGCAACTCCTTAAAATCAGACATCTAGGAAATGCGGAACAAAGATTGCAAGCTTTATTTTCAATATTAGTAAATCGGTTAGGAAGAAGATGTGGTAATTGGTGTGAACTACCTTTTAGGCTAACTCATGAAAGGATAGGTGAATTAATTGGCTCAACACGTGTAACATCAACAAGATTAATTTCAAAATTAAGATCAGCTGAGTTATTAATATCACCAATTGGCACACAAACTGTAAGTGTTGCCCCTTCTTTTATTGAAACATCACTACTATAA
- the urtC gene encoding urea ABC transporter permease subunit UrtC, translating into MSLSKIKFDKKIVLSFWIILIALIIAAPTLLPVFRLNLLGRYLSLSIVALGVDLIWGYTGLLSLGQGIFFALGGYCAAMYLQITSSTEFPNNIPEFFALYGVEKLPFFWEPFRSPVFTFFAIWIIPALVAGLIGFLVFRNRIKGVYFSILTQASLLVFFNFFNGQQKLINGTNGLKTDVTQLLGQMVGSESMQRIFFWITAILVIAAWFFAKWVVKGRFGNILIGIRDDEPRVRFTGYNPVIFKTIIFSIAGGLAGISGALYTVQSGIVSPQFMTVPFSIEMVIWVAVGGRGTLLGAILGAVFINYAKSLVSEALPASWMFIQGGLFILVVTALPEGVLGWIQGDGPRNLLQRFGLKRRIETYPSLEVNNKEGNNE; encoded by the coding sequence ATGTCCTTAAGTAAAATTAAATTTGATAAAAAAATAGTATTATCATTTTGGATAATATTAATAGCCTTAATTATTGCAGCACCAACTCTGCTCCCTGTATTCAGACTTAATCTTCTAGGTAGATATTTATCCTTATCCATAGTTGCTCTTGGTGTTGATCTTATCTGGGGATATACAGGTTTACTAAGTCTTGGACAAGGTATATTTTTTGCACTAGGTGGATATTGTGCAGCAATGTATTTGCAAATAACCAGCTCCACAGAATTTCCAAATAATATTCCTGAATTTTTTGCTTTATATGGTGTTGAAAAATTACCTTTTTTCTGGGAACCGTTTAGATCGCCTGTTTTTACCTTCTTCGCTATCTGGATAATTCCAGCATTAGTTGCAGGTTTAATTGGATTTCTTGTTTTCAGGAATAGAATCAAAGGAGTTTATTTTTCTATACTTACTCAAGCTTCTCTCCTTGTATTCTTTAACTTTTTTAATGGGCAACAAAAACTTATAAATGGAACAAATGGATTAAAAACAGATGTTACACAACTATTGGGTCAGATGGTAGGTTCTGAGTCCATGCAAAGAATATTCTTTTGGATAACCGCCATACTAGTAATAGCAGCATGGTTTTTTGCAAAGTGGGTAGTTAAAGGTAGATTTGGAAATATTCTTATAGGAATACGAGATGATGAACCAAGAGTAAGGTTTACAGGATATAACCCAGTTATATTCAAGACGATAATATTTTCTATTGCTGGAGGTCTCGCTGGAATTTCAGGAGCTTTATATACTGTTCAGTCTGGAATAGTTTCACCTCAATTTATGACAGTTCCCTTTTCTATAGAAATGGTTATATGGGTTGCTGTTGGAGGTAGAGGAACTTTATTGGGGGCGATACTAGGAGCGGTTTTCATCAACTATGCGAAAAGTTTAGTAAGTGAAGCTTTACCTGCTAGCTGGATGTTTATTCAAGGAGGGTTATTTATCTTAGTTGTAACAGCTCTGCCAGAAGGAGTTTTAGGATGGATTCAAGGAGATGGACCTAGGAATCTTCTTCAAAGATTTGGTTTGAAAAGGAGGATAGAAACCTATCCAAGTTTAGAAGTTAATAATAAGGAGGGAAATAATGAATAA
- a CDS encoding ABC transporter ATP-binding protein gives MISKFWFEAQNINCFKGGFRVIKDLNLKISYSENVILIGPNGSGKSSLIEVINRNIYPVKTKKSKLKILGSELINLWELRKRISTVNNDIKNRINPNLHVYDLILSGLYGRYCYIPNKSERDLHEVENIMKNMDISYLSKKNFSYLSDGEKQISLIARALIKKPDILILDEPTANLDYKSKFFVIDKINELSKLNTKILCVTHNISMITPIYDRVIMLKSGRVIAEGNQNKVINNKNLNKLYGINLEVVKENEFWTIKRLPKE, from the coding sequence GTGATTAGTAAGTTTTGGTTTGAGGCACAAAATATAAATTGTTTTAAGGGTGGTTTTAGAGTAATTAAGGATTTAAATTTAAAAATATCGTATTCAGAGAATGTAATATTAATTGGACCAAATGGTTCAGGTAAATCATCTTTAATTGAAGTAATTAATCGAAACATATACCCAGTTAAAACTAAAAAATCAAAACTAAAAATACTTGGCAGTGAACTTATAAATTTATGGGAACTGAGAAAAAGAATAAGTACCGTAAATAATGATATTAAAAATAGAATAAATCCAAATCTGCATGTTTATGACTTAATTTTAAGTGGACTATATGGAAGATATTGTTACATACCAAATAAATCTGAAAGAGATCTTCATGAGGTGGAAAATATCATGAAAAATATGGATATATCATATTTATCAAAAAAAAATTTTTCATATTTATCAGATGGAGAAAAACAAATTTCTCTTATTGCAAGAGCTTTAATCAAAAAACCAGATATATTAATCTTAGATGAGCCAACTGCAAACTTAGATTATAAATCAAAGTTTTTTGTAATTGATAAGATTAATGAATTATCAAAATTAAACACCAAAATATTATGTGTAACCCATAATATTTCAATGATTACTCCAATTTACGATAGGGTCATAATGCTAAAAAGTGGTAGGGTAATTGCCGAGGGAAATCAAAATAAGGTTATAAATAATAAAAATCTAAATAAGTTATATGGAATTAATCTTGAGGTAGTTAAAGAAAATGAATTTTGGACTATAAAAAGATTACCTAAAGAATAA
- a CDS encoding urease accessory protein UreF has product MSKSHLLKYLLISPNLPVGGFCYSEGMESFLHNKNLTDSNSVKDLIISELEIGQIRLDARLLLEFFDIFNEIKESKNLKGNLQKLMSLDKWILSSKDSLEMREQQIQMAKSLFDLTKEFGFEYLYENNKKSSWSLAWSWACYCFEITKLEMVENFFYSWSANQLSAALRIIPIGSTKAQLIQRDLLTIISKVSKEIMDKEINDIYFGNVGLAMAQQNHNDLYTKLFRN; this is encoded by the coding sequence ATGAGTAAAAGTCACTTACTAAAATATTTATTAATAAGTCCGAACTTACCAGTTGGAGGATTTTGTTATTCGGAGGGTATGGAGAGTTTTCTTCATAATAAAAATTTAACAGATTCAAATTCGGTAAAAGACTTAATAATAAGTGAACTAGAAATTGGTCAGATAAGACTAGATGCAAGACTTTTACTAGAATTTTTTGATATTTTCAATGAGATAAAGGAAAGCAAAAATTTAAAAGGTAATTTGCAAAAGCTAATGAGTTTGGATAAATGGATCCTCTCATCAAAGGACTCTCTCGAAATGAGAGAACAACAAATTCAAATGGCAAAATCTCTCTTTGATTTAACCAAAGAATTTGGATTTGAATATCTATATGAAAATAATAAAAAAAGCTCCTGGTCATTAGCGTGGAGTTGGGCTTGTTATTGTTTTGAAATTACCAAGCTAGAAATGGTTGAAAATTTTTTCTACTCATGGAGTGCAAACCAACTTAGTGCAGCATTGAGGATTATTCCTATTGGTTCAACAAAAGCACAATTAATTCAGAGAGATTTATTAACAATAATTTCCAAAGTTTCTAAAGAAATTATGGACAAAGAAATTAATGACATCTATTTTGGCAATGTAGGTTTAGCTATGGCACAACAAAATCATAATGACCTTTATACAAAACTTTTTAGAAATTAA
- a CDS encoding Rieske 2Fe-2S domain-containing protein translates to MENRQINFFKSKDFNTVLKPFKKGTVVKIDSFDIRENQNELKIGLFGWYAICPSQELKKNKLYYFSLYDEPLLLYKDENEDVRCIKNICPHRGASFLGGSLSDGVITCPYHGAKFSSVGSCQNLDRITCSHIVDNNYDNYAKRIHLSQYKALERNGYIFVHFSKKSDIDLNNINEDSPISNYDLSDNGFSDKDYVSEEVLVDFKCDWSRIIENHLDILHLFWVHGDTIPDKDVNKNVLVSFNQKINVTPKFIESIYYYKNNPTKEFIRIKYIPPGRILIYKGDPSAARYLQVLDHIPLGDNKARVIVRHYRKFLKNKFLNNLMLFKETQRKIFYKIFDEDYMILKTQTYNHNMGFISKDEIKLLGEDRIINYFWKWYKKSEDKDEPWKLFNKTQNLDVYDKVILKYPPEIKKLEIINNIHIIRKTFLRFAAPLIFFLLII, encoded by the coding sequence ATGGAAAACAGACAAATTAATTTTTTTAAATCAAAAGACTTTAATACCGTTCTTAAGCCATTTAAAAAAGGAACGGTAGTAAAAATTGACTCGTTTGATATTAGAGAAAATCAAAATGAATTAAAAATAGGTTTATTTGGTTGGTATGCAATTTGTCCTTCACAAGAACTAAAAAAAAATAAGCTTTATTATTTTTCATTATATGATGAGCCTCTACTTCTTTATAAAGATGAGAATGAGGATGTTAGATGTATAAAAAATATTTGTCCACATAGGGGGGCTTCCTTTCTTGGAGGATCATTATCAGATGGAGTAATAACCTGTCCATATCATGGAGCTAAATTTTCGTCTGTTGGAAGTTGTCAAAATCTTGACAGAATAACATGTAGTCACATTGTTGATAATAACTACGATAACTACGCCAAAAGAATTCACTTATCTCAATACAAAGCTTTAGAAAGAAATGGATATATTTTTGTACATTTTTCTAAAAAATCTGACATAGATTTAAATAATATAAATGAAGATTCACCTATAAGTAACTACGATTTATCAGATAATGGTTTTTCAGATAAGGATTATGTATCTGAAGAGGTATTAGTTGACTTTAAATGTGATTGGTCAAGGATAATTGAAAATCACTTAGATATCCTTCATCTTTTTTGGGTTCACGGCGATACAATCCCTGATAAAGATGTTAATAAAAACGTACTAGTTAGTTTTAACCAAAAAATTAATGTTACTCCTAAATTCATTGAAAGTATTTATTACTACAAGAACAACCCTACAAAAGAATTTATCAGGATAAAATACATTCCACCTGGAAGAATATTAATATATAAAGGTGATCCTTCAGCAGCTAGATATTTACAAGTTTTAGATCATATTCCACTAGGAGATAACAAAGCAAGAGTAATAGTAAGACATTACAGAAAATTTTTAAAAAATAAATTTCTTAATAATCTCATGTTATTTAAAGAGACTCAAAGAAAGATTTTTTATAAGATATTTGATGAGGATTATATGATTTTAAAAACGCAAACATATAATCACAATATGGGATTTATAAGTAAAGATGAAATAAAATTATTGGGAGAAGACAGAATAATAAATTATTTTTGGAAATGGTATAAGAAGTCTGAAGATAAAGATGAACCATGGAAACTTTTTAATAAGACCCAAAATCTAGATGTATACGACAAAGTTATATTGAAATATCCTCCAGAGATAAAAAAACTAGAAATTATAAATAATATACATATTATTAGAAAAACATTCTTAAGATTTGCGGCACCACTTATATTTTTTCTGTTGATAATATAA
- the ureG gene encoding urease accessory protein UreG encodes MSSKLRVGVAGPVGSGKTALVETLCLSLKKNYEIAVVTNDIYTKEDANFLINKKVLEEGRIIGVETGGCPHTAIREDCSLNKNAVLDLENKYNPLDFVFVESGGDNLASSFSPELVDLSIYVIDVSAGDKIPRKGGPGITRSDLLLINKIDLADMVGADLNIMKSDTEFMRKGKPWFFTNLSSGKGVEEITQFLESHIPNNPN; translated from the coding sequence ATGAGCAGCAAATTGAGAGTGGGAGTTGCGGGTCCTGTAGGCTCAGGAAAAACTGCATTAGTAGAGACTCTATGCTTAAGTTTGAAAAAAAATTATGAGATAGCTGTTGTCACCAATGATATTTATACCAAAGAAGATGCTAACTTTTTAATAAATAAAAAAGTTTTAGAGGAAGGAAGGATTATTGGTGTTGAAACAGGAGGTTGTCCTCATACCGCGATAAGAGAGGATTGTTCCTTAAATAAAAACGCAGTTTTAGATTTAGAAAATAAATATAATCCTTTAGATTTTGTTTTTGTAGAAAGTGGAGGTGATAATTTAGCATCTAGTTTTAGTCCAGAACTTGTAGATTTATCAATATATGTGATTGATGTATCTGCCGGAGACAAAATCCCTAGAAAAGGGGGGCCAGGCATAACAAGGTCAGATTTATTATTAATAAACAAAATTGACTTAGCAGATATGGTTGGTGCAGATTTAAATATTATGAAAAGTGATACTGAATTTATGAGAAAAGGGAAACCTTGGTTTTTTACCAATCTCAGTAGCGGCAAAGGAGTTGAAGAAATAACTCAATTTTTAGAGTCACATATACCCAACAATCCCAACTAG
- the urtA gene encoding urea ABC transporter substrate-binding protein: MRISRRILAGLATASLAVTATSCGGGGTSGSFDDTVTVGILHSLSGTMAISESTLVDTEKMAIEEINAAGGVKVGGKSYKIEYIVEDGASDWPTFAEKSKKLIDQDGVPVVFGGWTSASRKAMLPVYESKDAFLYYPIQYEAQECSNNIFYTGATPNQQSEPATDFMYKRSPAAGGDFFLVGSDYVFPRTSNTITKAQVKQLGGKVVGEDYLPLGNTEVAPIISKIKKALPEGGIIINTLNGDQNVAFFKQIQDAGITPSSGYYVMNYSIAEEEISTIGPEFLEGHYGAWNYMMSIDTPASKKFAKSFKKRWGADRVVADPQESAYNMVYLWKQAVEDAGTFDDNAVREALVGQKFDAPQGPVEVMPNHHLSQTVRIGEINSEGGFTILEETGVVLPQAWNQKHPSSKGFACDWTDPSKGEKYKL; the protein is encoded by the coding sequence ATGAGAATTTCAAGGCGTATTTTGGCAGGATTAGCTACTGCCTCACTTGCTGTCACAGCAACTTCATGCGGTGGAGGCGGTACCTCCGGAAGTTTCGATGACACAGTAACCGTTGGTATTTTGCATTCGTTATCTGGAACAATGGCGATTTCTGAATCAACCCTTGTTGATACTGAAAAAATGGCTATTGAAGAGATAAACGCCGCTGGTGGTGTTAAAGTTGGCGGTAAAAGCTACAAAATAGAATACATAGTTGAAGATGGTGCATCTGACTGGCCTACTTTTGCTGAAAAATCTAAGAAACTTATAGACCAAGACGGAGTTCCTGTCGTATTTGGTGGTTGGACATCTGCTAGTAGAAAGGCAATGTTACCTGTGTATGAATCAAAGGATGCTTTCCTTTACTACCCAATTCAATATGAAGCTCAAGAATGTTCAAATAACATTTTCTATACAGGAGCCACACCAAACCAACAGTCAGAACCCGCTACAGATTTCATGTATAAGCGTTCTCCTGCAGCCGGTGGAGATTTCTTCCTTGTAGGTTCTGATTATGTTTTCCCAAGAACTTCCAACACAATCACTAAAGCTCAGGTAAAACAGTTAGGAGGTAAAGTTGTTGGAGAAGATTACCTTCCATTAGGAAATACTGAAGTTGCTCCAATTATCTCAAAAATCAAAAAGGCTCTTCCTGAAGGTGGAATAATCATTAATACACTTAATGGTGACCAAAACGTTGCATTCTTCAAACAGATTCAAGACGCGGGTATCACTCCTTCAAGTGGTTACTACGTAATGAACTATTCAATTGCTGAAGAAGAGATTAGTACAATTGGTCCCGAGTTCCTTGAAGGTCATTACGGCGCTTGGAACTACATGATGTCAATTGATACTCCTGCATCTAAGAAATTTGCTAAAAGTTTCAAAAAAAGATGGGGAGCTGATCGTGTTGTAGCCGATCCTCAAGAATCAGCTTATAACATGGTTTATCTTTGGAAGCAGGCAGTAGAAGATGCTGGAACATTCGACGACAACGCAGTAAGGGAAGCCCTTGTTGGACAAAAATTTGATGCTCCACAAGGTCCTGTTGAAGTAATGCCTAATCACCACTTATCTCAAACAGTAAGAATTGGAGAGATTAATTCAGAAGGTGGATTTACAATTCTTGAAGAGACAGGTGTTGTTCTTCCTCAAGCATGGAACCAAAAGCATCCTAGTTCAAAAGGATTTGCATGCGATTGGACAGATCCTTCAAAAGGAGAAAAGTATAAGCTTTAA